A region from the Lysobacter antibioticus genome encodes:
- a CDS encoding acyltransferase family protein codes for MSRLPGLDLLRAIAIVWVMFFHAAGAGLGSPYGPMSEFGWMGVDLFFALSGYLIGWQVLKPLSRGEPLRWGDFYLRRAMRVLPAFWVVIALYLLVPEFRERPGMQPAWQFLTFTVNLLIDYQHNKAFSHAWSLCVEEHFYLVFPLLAWGLTRRPALWKTLALGVLLVAGGMVLRAWVWQLSLPDGSTAWVERVYYPTWMRLDGLLAGVMLAAIRAYRPSWWAAMMQRSGLLLALGLAAVAAAIWLSQNRLGLQASVFGFPVVSFGLALLVAAAASEHRWTGRLRVPGAAWLAAASFSLYLTHKQMFGLVSRHYGDRLDGQGLLAFAAYAAAALLGGALLYYAVERPFLRLRDRIVQRREAQGEVGSGAVLPAAQS; via the coding sequence ATGAGCCGACTGCCCGGCCTCGATTTGCTGCGCGCGATCGCTATCGTATGGGTGATGTTTTTCCATGCCGCCGGTGCCGGACTCGGCTCGCCTTACGGCCCGATGTCGGAATTCGGCTGGATGGGGGTGGACTTGTTCTTCGCCCTCAGCGGCTATCTGATCGGCTGGCAGGTGCTCAAGCCGCTCAGCCGCGGCGAACCGCTGCGCTGGGGCGATTTCTATCTGCGTCGCGCCATGCGCGTGTTGCCGGCGTTCTGGGTGGTGATCGCGCTGTACCTGCTGGTGCCCGAGTTCCGCGAGCGCCCCGGCATGCAACCGGCCTGGCAGTTCCTGACGTTCACCGTGAACCTGCTGATCGACTACCAACACAACAAGGCGTTCTCGCATGCCTGGTCGTTGTGTGTGGAAGAGCACTTCTATCTGGTCTTTCCGTTGCTGGCATGGGGGCTGACGCGACGACCGGCGTTGTGGAAAACCCTCGCGCTCGGCGTGCTGTTGGTGGCTGGCGGCATGGTCTTGCGCGCCTGGGTCTGGCAGCTGAGCCTGCCCGACGGCAGCACCGCCTGGGTCGAGCGCGTCTACTACCCGACCTGGATGCGCCTGGACGGTTTGCTCGCCGGCGTCATGCTGGCGGCGATCCGTGCTTATCGTCCGTCGTGGTGGGCGGCGATGATGCAGCGTTCCGGCCTGTTGCTCGCACTCGGCCTGGCCGCCGTCGCGGCGGCGATCTGGCTGTCGCAGAATCGCCTGGGTTTGCAGGCCTCGGTGTTCGGTTTCCCGGTGGTTTCGTTCGGGCTGGCGCTGCTGGTCGCCGCCGCGGCTTCGGAACACCGTTGGACCGGGCGCTTGCGCGTGCCGGGCGCGGCCTGGTTGGCGGCGGCTTCGTTCAGTCTCTATCTGACCCACAAGCAGATGTTCGGCCTGGTCTCGCGCCACTACGGCGATCGACTCGACGGCCAGGGGCTGCTCGCCTTCGCCGCTTATGCCGCTGCGGCGCTGCTTGGCGGTGCGCTTCTGTATTACGCGGTGGAGCGACCGTTCCTGCGTCTGCGCGATCGCATCGTGCAACGGCGCGAGGCCCAAGGCGAGGTCGGATCGGGTGCCGTGCTGCCGGCGGCCCAGAGCTGA
- a CDS encoding glycosyltransferase family 4 protein, which translates to MRIGLDYRAATAAPTTSAGRQVLALERALRGRSGIDTVLFTAAPADHPHRAIAVSDDAPLPLDHDPGLRDRWHYEAGFLPAALRREKIDIYIATADGGLPVWRKPADVRQVLLLHDLFRLTLRRPRTSPWRALATRLIDQTRIGHAIANADAIWTPSRYTTAECGRLYPAHAHKLYVLPDAVAPLPPPADRSKLPLALPPRYWLLVGTYEPRKNADLFLRAWLDARRQHYDTPDLAVVGSPADVGPELRRINGVHWFDEIDDEGLARLYVDAERLWQPSYAEGFGLPVLEALAAGTPVAVAEGSALEEVAPGDMPRFDPHDRPMLTQLMIRLGRESVDGNAEQRRAFAQRFAPNAYAARVAALLDELIG; encoded by the coding sequence ATGCGCATAGGCCTGGATTACCGCGCCGCCACCGCCGCCCCGACGACCTCCGCCGGCCGCCAGGTGCTGGCCCTGGAGCGCGCCTTGCGCGGCCGCAGCGGCATCGACACCGTGCTGTTCACCGCCGCACCGGCCGATCATCCGCATCGCGCCATCGCGGTCAGCGACGATGCGCCCTTGCCGCTCGACCACGACCCCGGCCTGCGCGACCGCTGGCATTACGAAGCCGGCTTCCTGCCGGCCGCGCTGCGCCGCGAGAAGATCGATATCTACATCGCCACCGCCGACGGCGGCTTGCCGGTGTGGCGCAAGCCGGCCGACGTGCGCCAGGTGTTGCTGCTGCACGACCTGTTCCGGCTGACCCTGCGTCGTCCGCGCACCTCGCCGTGGCGCGCCTTGGCCACACGGCTGATCGACCAGACCCGGATCGGCCATGCGATCGCCAACGCCGACGCGATCTGGACGCCGTCGCGCTACACCACCGCCGAATGCGGACGCTTGTATCCGGCGCATGCGCACAAGCTCTACGTGCTGCCCGATGCGGTCGCACCGCTGCCGCCGCCGGCCGACCGCAGCAAACTGCCGCTCGCCTTGCCGCCGCGTTACTGGCTGTTGGTCGGCACCTACGAACCGCGCAAGAACGCCGACTTGTTCCTGCGCGCCTGGCTCGACGCGCGCCGCCAGCATTACGACACGCCGGACCTGGCCGTGGTCGGCTCGCCCGCCGACGTCGGGCCGGAATTGCGGCGGATCAACGGCGTGCATTGGTTCGACGAGATCGACGACGAAGGCCTGGCGCGCCTGTATGTCGATGCCGAGCGCCTGTGGCAGCCCTCGTATGCGGAAGGCTTCGGCCTGCCGGTACTGGAAGCGCTCGCCGCCGGCACGCCGGTCGCGGTGGCCGAAGGCAGCGCCCTGGAAGAAGTCGCCCCCGGCGACATGCCGCGCTTCGATCCGCACGACCGGCCGATGCTGACCCAGTTGATGATCCGACTCGGCCGGGAGTCGGTCGACGGCAACGCCGAACAACGCCGCGCCTTCGCCCAGCGCTTCGCGCCGAACGCCTATGCCGCGCGCGTCGCGGCCTTGCTCGATGAATTGATCGGATGA
- a CDS encoding ArsR/SmtB family transcription factor yields MSVDSLNATFAALADPTRRAILARLAHGEAGVTELAEPFAMSLPAISKHIKVLERAGLIARGREAQWRPCRLETERLQEVSGWLDRYRQIWEQRLDRLDDYLVQLQAAQAERDDPPQRGDKRDEHDPD; encoded by the coding sequence ATGTCCGTCGATTCGCTCAATGCGACCTTCGCCGCCCTCGCCGATCCGACCCGGCGCGCGATCCTGGCCCGGCTCGCCCACGGCGAGGCCGGCGTGACCGAGTTGGCCGAGCCCTTCGCCATGAGCCTTCCGGCGATCTCCAAGCACATCAAGGTGCTCGAGCGCGCCGGCCTGATCGCGCGCGGCCGCGAGGCGCAATGGCGGCCGTGCCGGCTCGAGACCGAGCGGCTGCAGGAAGTCTCCGGTTGGCTCGATCGCTACCGGCAGATCTGGGAGCAACGCCTCGACCGCCTCGACGACTACCTCGTGCAGTTGCAGGCGGCGCAGGCAGAACGCGACGACCCACCGCAACGCGGGGACAAGCGCGATGAGCACGATCCCGACTAG
- a CDS encoding YciI family protein — MLIVKADRDSEAGVLPDPALLSAMGAYNEELVRAGVLLAAEGLHPSAKGVRVQFDGATRRIVEGPFASPEELVAGFWLIQARSLAEAVEWVKRVPHPQGMQAQIEIRQVYDLTDFGEALSPELRAAEERMRDQVATWSN, encoded by the coding sequence ATGCTGATAGTCAAAGCCGACCGCGACAGCGAGGCCGGAGTGTTGCCCGATCCGGCCCTGCTGAGTGCGATGGGCGCCTATAACGAGGAACTGGTCCGGGCCGGGGTGCTGCTCGCCGCCGAAGGCCTGCACCCGAGCGCCAAGGGCGTGCGGGTGCAGTTCGACGGCGCCACGCGCCGGATCGTCGAAGGCCCCTTCGCCTCGCCCGAGGAACTGGTCGCCGGGTTCTGGCTGATCCAGGCGCGTTCGCTCGCCGAAGCGGTCGAATGGGTCAAGCGGGTGCCTCACCCGCAGGGCATGCAGGCGCAGATCGAGATCCGCCAGGTCTACGACCTGACCGACTTCGGCGAAGCCCTGAGTCCGGAGCTGCGCGCTGCCGAAGAGCGCATGCGCGACCAGGTCGCGACCTGGTCCAACTGA
- a CDS encoding VOC family protein: MPTCHSARLTRFKRHHPNQDDYAMQLTTYLSFDGDCRQAFEFYRKTLGGKITDMMPFRDHPGCEGLTEQDHDKIMHARYELDGFALMGTDATVMYPYKGVTGAHVVVSLNDPAEAKRIYDAFADGGKIEMPLQETFWALSYGIVSDRFGVPWMINCEKAA, from the coding sequence ATGCCCACCTGCCACAGCGCCCGTCTCACCCGGTTTAAACGCCACCACCCCAACCAGGACGACTACGCCATGCAACTGACCACCTATCTGTCTTTCGACGGCGACTGCCGCCAAGCCTTCGAGTTTTATCGCAAGACCCTCGGCGGCAAGATCACCGACATGATGCCGTTCCGCGACCACCCCGGCTGCGAAGGTCTGACCGAGCAGGACCACGACAAGATCATGCACGCGCGTTACGAACTCGACGGCTTCGCGCTGATGGGCACCGACGCTACCGTCATGTACCCCTACAAGGGCGTGACCGGCGCGCACGTCGTCGTGTCCTTGAACGACCCGGCCGAGGCCAAGCGCATCTACGACGCGTTCGCCGACGGCGGCAAGATCGAAATGCCCCTCCAGGAAACTTTCTGGGCGCTGTCCTACGGCATCGTCAGCGACCGCTTCGGCGTGCCGTGGATGATCAACTGCGAAAAGGCGGCCTGA
- a CDS encoding RNA polymerase sigma factor: protein MTAIDTHRAIDAVWRIESAKLIAGLTRMVRDVGLAEELAQDALVVALERWPETGVPDNPGAWLMQTAKNRAIDRLRRKKLLDRKHEEIGREIEASQEEVEDAFFDKLDDDIGDDLLRLVFISCHPVLSTEARLALTLRLLGGLTTDEIARAFLAAEPTIAQRIVRAKRTLAEAQVPFEVPRGEELAQRLASVLEVIYLIFNEGYSATAGDDWMRPGLCEDALRLGRILAGLMPNESEVHGLVALMEIQASRAGARTAPDGTPILLLDQDRARWDRIQIQRGLSALERAIRLGGAQRPYALQAGIAACHASAPTAQDTPWPRIAALYQQLAVLTPSPVIELNRAVALSMAFGPAAGLQLVDALIDEPSLKHYHLLPTVRGDLLFKLGRREEARAEFERAAAMTRNVRERELLLARAAESV from the coding sequence GTGACGGCCATCGATACCCACCGTGCCATCGACGCCGTCTGGCGCATCGAATCGGCCAAACTCATCGCCGGACTGACGCGCATGGTGCGCGATGTCGGTCTGGCCGAAGAACTCGCCCAAGACGCGCTGGTGGTCGCGCTCGAGCGCTGGCCCGAGACCGGGGTGCCCGACAATCCGGGCGCCTGGCTCATGCAGACCGCGAAGAATCGCGCGATCGACCGGCTGCGCCGCAAGAAGCTGCTCGACCGCAAGCACGAGGAAATCGGGCGCGAAATCGAGGCCAGCCAGGAGGAAGTCGAGGACGCGTTCTTCGACAAGCTCGACGACGACATCGGCGACGACCTGCTGCGGCTCGTATTCATCTCATGCCATCCGGTGCTGTCGACCGAAGCGCGCCTGGCCCTGACCCTGCGCCTGCTCGGCGGCCTCACCACCGACGAAATCGCGCGCGCCTTTCTCGCCGCCGAACCGACCATCGCCCAACGCATCGTCCGCGCCAAGCGCACCCTGGCCGAGGCGCAGGTGCCGTTCGAGGTGCCGCGCGGCGAAGAGCTGGCGCAACGTCTGGCCTCGGTGCTCGAAGTCATCTACCTGATCTTCAACGAAGGCTATTCGGCCACCGCCGGCGACGACTGGATGCGTCCGGGCCTGTGCGAGGACGCGTTGCGCCTCGGCCGCATCCTGGCCGGCCTGATGCCGAACGAATCGGAAGTGCACGGCCTGGTCGCGCTGATGGAAATCCAGGCCTCGCGTGCCGGCGCGCGCACCGCGCCCGACGGCACCCCGATTCTGCTGCTCGACCAGGACCGCGCGCGCTGGGACCGGATCCAGATCCAGCGCGGGCTGAGCGCGTTGGAGCGCGCCATCCGCCTCGGCGGCGCGCAGCGGCCGTATGCCTTGCAAGCCGGAATCGCCGCCTGCCACGCCAGTGCGCCGACCGCGCAAGACACGCCGTGGCCGCGCATCGCCGCGTTGTACCAGCAACTCGCGGTGCTGACGCCGTCGCCGGTGATCGAACTCAACCGTGCGGTGGCCTTGTCGATGGCGTTCGGCCCGGCCGCCGGCCTGCAACTGGTCGACGCGCTGATCGACGAGCCCTCGCTCAAGCACTACCACTTGCTGCCGACGGTGCGCGGCGACCTGCTGTTCAAGCTTGGCCGGCGCGAAGAAGCGCGCGCCGAATTCGAACGCGCCGCGGCGATGACACGCAACGTGCGCGAACGCGAACTGCTGCTCGCGCGCGCCGCCGAGAGCGTCTGA
- a CDS encoding TetR/AcrR family transcriptional regulator, whose product MTDTPAKRLPKAERREQLLETAMGIVREQGTDALTLGYLAERAGVSKPIAYEHFGTRSGLLIALYKQIDDRQNAVVRRDFERTPHRLHDVARLLGESYMSCFRTAGPECHAINAALAGDEQMEKFQQELVEGYVNFYRDLLAPFATSLPADELLRRCVAIIGAGDALSREMTRGRIEEADAAATLARLIVGAMADAGV is encoded by the coding sequence ATGACCGACACCCCCGCCAAACGCCTGCCCAAGGCCGAACGTCGCGAGCAGTTGCTCGAAACGGCGATGGGCATCGTCCGCGAGCAAGGCACCGATGCCCTGACCCTGGGCTACCTCGCCGAGCGCGCAGGGGTCAGCAAGCCGATCGCCTACGAACATTTCGGCACGCGCTCGGGCTTGCTGATCGCCCTGTACAAGCAGATCGACGACCGCCAGAACGCGGTGGTGCGGCGCGATTTCGAACGCACCCCGCACCGCCTGCACGATGTCGCGCGGCTGCTCGGCGAGAGCTACATGAGTTGCTTCCGCACCGCCGGGCCGGAATGCCACGCGATCAACGCCGCGCTGGCCGGCGACGAGCAAATGGAAAAGTTCCAGCAGGAACTGGTCGAAGGCTATGTGAACTTCTACCGCGATCTGCTCGCGCCGTTCGCGACGTCGTTGCCGGCCGATGAGTTGCTGCGCCGCTGCGTCGCCATCATCGGCGCGGGCGATGCCTTGTCGCGCGAGATGACGCGCGGGCGCATCGAGGAGGCCGACGCCGCGGCGACGTTGGCCCGCTTGATTGTCGGTGCGATGGCCGACGCCGGCGTTTGA
- a CDS encoding efflux RND transporter permease subunit, whose product MDFSRFFIDRPIFAAVLSILIFAAGLIAIPLLPVSEYPDVVPPTVVVRAVYPGANAKVIAETVATPLEEAINGVERMMYMKSVAGSDGVLVVTVTFKPGTDADQAQVQVQNRVSQALARLPEDVRRQGVTTQKQSPTLTMLVHLISPDGKYDSLYLRNYATLKLKDDLARLPGVGQIQMFGSGDYAMRIWLDPNRIAARGLSAGDVVRAIREQNVQVSAGQLGAEPMPNRSEFLIPINAQGRLHSEAEFGGIVIKSGEGGELVRLSDVARIELDAGDYSLRAQLDNQDAVAIGLFEAPGANSIGLSNAVRARMSELAETFPPGLEYRIVYDPTVFVRDSIKAVVTTLLEAVALVVLVVILFLQTWRASIIPLLAVPVSVVGTFAALYLLGFSINTLSLFGLVLAIGIVVDDAIVVVENVERNIEEGLTPLAAAHQAMKEVSGPIVAIAVVLCAVFVPMAFLSGVTGQFYKQFAVTIAISTVISAINSLTLSPALAAKLLKPHGAVKDVPTRLIERLFGWLFRPFNRFFASSSQKYQGAVSRALGKRGAVFAIYALLLVGSGLMFKAVPGGFIPTQDKLYLIGGVKLPEGASLARTDAVIRKMSAIAMSTEGVSASEGYPGLNPLQFTNTPNTGTLFFELDGFGERERSAEAINAELNEKFAALQEGAAFSFMPPPILGLGAGSGYALYIQDRSGQGYGELQNALNGLSGAVAQTPGMGYPISTYQANVPQLDARVDRAKAKAQGVPLDELFETLQTYLGSAYVNDFNRFGRTYQVIAQADGAHRDSIEDIANLRVRNVDGAMVPLGSMVSLGETYGPDPVIRYNGYPAADLVGESDPRLLSSSEAMQSLRELADKHLPNGMAIEWTDLSYQQATQGNAALIVFPLAVLLAFLALAALYESWTLPLAVILIVPMTLLSALFGVWLSGGDNNVFVQVGLVVLMGLACKNAILIVEFARELELQGRGIVEAALEACRLRLRPIVMTSIAFIAGTVPLLIGQGAGSEVRAATGITVFAGMLGVTLFGLFLTPVFYVALRKWVARGAAAPGPAVAAHVAASR is encoded by the coding sequence ATGGATTTCTCGCGTTTCTTCATCGACCGTCCGATCTTCGCGGCGGTGCTGTCGATCCTGATCTTCGCCGCCGGCCTGATCGCGATCCCGCTGTTGCCGGTCAGCGAATACCCCGATGTGGTGCCACCGACGGTGGTGGTGCGCGCGGTCTACCCCGGCGCCAACGCCAAGGTCATCGCCGAAACCGTGGCCACGCCGCTGGAGGAAGCGATCAACGGCGTCGAGCGGATGATGTACATGAAGTCGGTCGCCGGTTCCGACGGCGTGCTGGTCGTCACCGTGACCTTCAAGCCCGGCACCGACGCCGACCAGGCCCAGGTGCAGGTGCAGAACCGGGTCAGTCAGGCCCTGGCGCGTCTGCCCGAGGACGTGCGGCGCCAGGGCGTGACCACCCAAAAGCAGTCGCCGACCCTGACCATGCTGGTGCACCTGATCTCGCCGGACGGCAAGTACGACTCGTTGTACCTGCGCAACTACGCGACCTTGAAGCTCAAGGACGACCTCGCGCGGCTGCCCGGCGTCGGCCAGATCCAGATGTTCGGCAGCGGCGATTACGCGATGCGGATCTGGCTCGACCCTAACCGCATCGCCGCGCGCGGCCTGAGCGCGGGCGACGTGGTGCGGGCGATCCGCGAACAGAACGTGCAGGTCTCGGCCGGCCAGCTCGGCGCCGAGCCCATGCCGAACCGCAGCGAGTTCCTGATTCCGATCAACGCCCAGGGCCGCTTGCACAGCGAAGCCGAGTTCGGCGGCATCGTCATCAAGAGCGGCGAGGGCGGCGAACTGGTGCGGCTGTCCGACGTGGCCCGCATCGAACTCGATGCCGGCGATTACAGTCTGCGTGCCCAGTTGGACAACCAGGACGCGGTCGCGATCGGCCTGTTCGAGGCGCCCGGCGCCAATTCGATCGGCCTGTCGAACGCGGTGCGCGCGCGCATGAGCGAACTTGCGGAAACGTTTCCGCCGGGGCTGGAATACCGCATCGTCTACGACCCGACCGTGTTCGTGCGCGATTCGATCAAGGCGGTGGTCACCACGCTGCTGGAAGCCGTCGCCCTGGTGGTGCTGGTGGTGATCCTGTTCCTGCAGACCTGGCGCGCCTCGATCATCCCGCTGCTGGCCGTGCCGGTGTCGGTGGTCGGCACCTTCGCCGCGCTGTACCTGCTCGGCTTCTCGATCAATACCTTGAGTTTGTTCGGCCTGGTGCTGGCGATCGGCATCGTCGTCGACGACGCGATCGTGGTGGTGGAAAACGTCGAACGCAACATCGAAGAAGGCCTGACCCCACTCGCCGCGGCGCATCAGGCGATGAAGGAAGTGTCCGGCCCGATCGTCGCGATCGCCGTGGTGTTGTGCGCGGTGTTCGTGCCGATGGCGTTCCTGTCGGGCGTGACCGGCCAGTTCTACAAGCAGTTCGCGGTGACCATCGCCATCTCGACGGTGATCTCGGCGATCAACTCGCTGACCCTGTCGCCGGCTCTCGCCGCGAAACTGCTCAAGCCGCATGGCGCGGTGAAGGATGTGCCGACGCGCTTGATCGAGCGACTGTTCGGCTGGCTGTTCCGCCCGTTCAACCGCTTCTTCGCATCGAGCTCGCAGAAATACCAGGGCGCGGTCTCGCGCGCGTTGGGCAAGCGCGGCGCGGTGTTCGCGATTTATGCGCTGCTGCTGGTCGGTAGCGGCCTGATGTTCAAGGCGGTGCCGGGCGGGTTCATCCCGACCCAGGACAAGCTGTACCTGATCGGCGGGGTGAAGCTGCCGGAAGGCGCTTCGCTCGCACGCACCGATGCGGTGATCCGCAAGATGAGCGCGATCGCGATGTCGACCGAGGGCGTGTCGGCCTCGGAAGGCTATCCGGGCCTGAACCCGTTGCAGTTCACCAACACTCCCAACACCGGCACCCTGTTCTTCGAACTCGATGGTTTCGGCGAGCGCGAACGCAGCGCCGAGGCGATCAACGCCGAGCTCAACGAGAAGTTCGCGGCCTTGCAGGAAGGCGCGGCGTTCTCGTTCATGCCGCCGCCGATCCTCGGCCTCGGTGCCGGTTCGGGCTATGCCTTGTACATCCAGGATCGCAGCGGCCAGGGCTACGGCGAGTTGCAGAACGCGCTCAACGGCTTGAGCGGCGCAGTCGCGCAAACCCCGGGCATGGGCTATCCGATCAGCACCTACCAGGCCAACGTGCCGCAGCTCGACGCGCGCGTCGACCGCGCCAAGGCCAAGGCCCAGGGCGTGCCGCTCGACGAGTTGTTCGAAACCTTGCAGACCTATCTGGGCTCGGCCTACGTCAACGACTTCAATCGCTTCGGCCGCACCTACCAGGTCATCGCCCAGGCAGACGGCGCGCACCGCGACAGCATCGAGGACATCGCCAACCTGCGCGTGCGCAACGTCGACGGCGCCATGGTGCCGCTGGGCTCGATGGTCAGCCTGGGCGAAACCTACGGCCCCGACCCGGTGATCCGCTACAACGGTTACCCAGCCGCCGATCTGGTCGGCGAATCCGATCCGCGCCTGCTGTCGTCGAGCGAAGCGATGCAGTCCCTGCGCGAACTTGCCGACAAGCACTTGCCGAACGGCATGGCCATCGAGTGGACCGATCTGAGCTATCAGCAGGCGACCCAGGGCAACGCCGCGTTGATCGTGTTCCCGCTGGCGGTGTTGCTGGCCTTCCTCGCGCTCGCGGCCTTGTACGAAAGTTGGACTCTGCCGCTGGCGGTGATCCTGATCGTGCCGATGACCCTGCTGTCGGCGCTGTTCGGCGTATGGCTGAGCGGCGGCGACAACAACGTGTTCGTGCAGGTCGGCCTGGTCGTGCTGATGGGGCTGGCGTGCAAGAACGCGATCCTGATCGTCGAATTCGCCCGCGAGTTGGAACTGCAGGGCCGCGGCATCGTCGAGGCGGCGCTGGAAGCCTGCCGCCTGCGTCTGCGCCCGATCGTCATGACCTCGATCGCCTTCATCGCCGGCACCGTGCCGCTTCTGATCGGCCAGGGTGCCGGCAGCGAAGTGCGCGCCGCCACCGGCATCACCGTGTTCGCCGGCATGCTGGGAGTGACCTTGTTCGGCCTGTTCCTGACCCCGGTGTTCTATGTGGCGTTGCGCAAATGGGTTGCACGGGGCGCAGCGGCGCCTGGCCCTGCGGTTGCGGCGCATGTGGCGGCCAGCCGATGA